The Bacteroidales bacterium genome has a window encoding:
- a CDS encoding DUF5683 domain-containing protein, whose amino-acid sequence MNKFTVAVLLCFFTTLSATGQESDTVFHSQHPDSLQVLQHPDSVFRFAEENFLLPDSLMTEPVKVKSPSRALMLALVLPGLGQAYNGKYWKMPIVWAALGGVGYAAVYNTREYEQATIDYILEESSLNEQKLEYWKRNMEYSYIIAIAVYGLQILDAYVDAHLYSWNVNDNLSLGISPSIRPMMDPNGFNGLSGGLSCSINFKGR is encoded by the coding sequence ATGAACAAATTCACGGTAGCGGTGCTTCTTTGTTTCTTTACGACGCTTTCGGCGACCGGCCAGGAGAGTGATACGGTTTTTCACAGCCAGCATCCGGACAGCCTTCAGGTGCTTCAGCATCCGGATTCTGTTTTTCGTTTCGCAGAGGAGAATTTTCTTTTACCCGATTCCCTGATGACAGAACCGGTTAAGGTCAAGTCTCCGTCCAGGGCCCTGATGCTGGCCCTGGTACTCCCCGGACTGGGACAGGCCTATAACGGAAAATACTGGAAAATGCCCATTGTCTGGGCTGCACTTGGGGGTGTCGGGTATGCAGCAGTTTACAACACCAGGGAATACGAGCAGGCCACCATCGACTATATCCTGGAGGAGAGCAGCTTGAATGAACAGAAACTGGAGTACTGGAAAAGAAACATGGAATACAGCTATATCATTGCCATCGCGGTCTATGGACTTCAGATCCTGGATGCCTATGTGGATGCCCATCTCTACAGCTGGAACGTAAATGACAATCTTTCACTGGGTATCTCCCCATCGATCCGGCCCATGATGGATCCCAATGGGTTTAATGGTCTATCGGGGGGACTTTCATGCAGCATAAATTTTAAAGGCAGATGA
- a CDS encoding AAA family ATPase: MGKVIAIANQKGGVGKTTTAINLGASLAVLERRVLIIDADPQANATSGTGFDTKKVKTSIYECLIEDADPRKIILNSEISNLDLIPSHIDLVGAEIEMLNMNEREYMLKKVIDQVRDNYDYILVDCSPSLGLITVNALTAADSVILPVQCEYFALEGLGKLLNTINIIQRGLNPDLEIEGFLLTMYDARLRLSNQVVDEVRKHFQQMVFETIIQRNIKLSEAPSFGKPAVLYDAESRGAVSHLNLAREILQKNEETLLKQEEKVMD, from the coding sequence ATGGGTAAAGTAATTGCGATAGCAAATCAGAAGGGAGGCGTTGGGAAAACGACGACAGCAATTAACCTGGGAGCGAGCCTGGCGGTGCTGGAGAGAAGAGTATTGATCATTGATGCGGACCCGCAGGCCAATGCCACTTCCGGCACTGGTTTTGATACAAAAAAGGTGAAGACCAGCATCTATGAATGTCTGATTGAGGATGCCGATCCCAGAAAAATTATCCTGAACAGTGAAATCAGTAATCTGGATCTGATTCCCTCACACATTGATCTGGTGGGCGCGGAGATTGAGATGCTGAATATGAATGAGCGGGAATATATGCTTAAGAAGGTCATTGATCAGGTGCGTGATAATTACGACTATATCCTGGTCGACTGTTCTCCTTCTCTGGGCTTGATTACGGTGAACGCCCTCACGGCTGCCGATTCGGTGATTCTGCCTGTTCAGTGTGAGTATTTTGCACTGGAAGGTCTGGGCAAGCTGCTGAATACCATTAATATTATTCAGCGGGGTCTGAATCCCGACCTGGAGATTGAAGGCTTCCTGCTCACCATGTACGATGCAAGGCTCCGGCTCTCCAACCAGGTGGTGGACGAGGTGCGTAAACACTTTCAGCAGATGGTTTTTGAAACCATCATACAACGTAATATTAAACTCAGTGAAGCACCCAGCTTCGGAAAGCCTGCAGTTCTGTATGATGCCGAATCAAGGGGTGCTGTCAGTCACCTGAACCTGGCCAGGGAGATTCTTCAGAAGAATGAAGAGACCTTGTTGAAGCAGGAAGAAAAAGTAATGGACTAA
- a CDS encoding ABC transporter permease gives MTPLEGRPVMNKISLIIRREYLTRIRKKSFIIMSVLGPLIFAAYILIPMYFATLEDKEEKTMVVIDDSGLFTERQAEGPVFTIPGTETLKFQVVEGIPIEIFRETFEESGYYGLLFIPSNILASESSLIYSTKQTSLEISEYLERSMESEIEHLKLAQHEISDIEKILAEVETNINVRNIKWTKDGETQESNTGVIMAIGYLGGMLIFFFIFFFGSQVMRGVIEEKVSRIIEVIVSSVKPFQLMMGKIIGVGLTGLTQFLIWMIFSAALVTGLKAAFFPELNRTPTEQVVSSGLFDQGTEVQAPGMESPESLAGEDMLQEIFVSLQSIHAGVMIGSFLFYFIFGYLLYAAMFAVIGSAVDNETDTQQLIFPVILPLILGLYVMISAINNPDNALSFWFSIIPFTSPVVMMVRIPFGVPWWQVAVSGTLLVATFIGMTWVAGKVYRTGILMYGKKNSYKEIWKWLRYSS, from the coding sequence ATGACACCATTAGAAGGGAGGCCGGTCATGAATAAAATCAGTCTGATCATCCGGAGGGAGTACCTGACCCGTATCCGGAAGAAGTCCTTTATTATCATGTCCGTACTCGGACCCCTGATCTTTGCTGCCTATATACTGATCCCCATGTACTTTGCCACCCTGGAGGATAAAGAAGAGAAGACCATGGTGGTGATCGACGACTCCGGACTTTTCACCGAACGGCAGGCGGAAGGTCCCGTTTTTACCATCCCGGGAACCGAAACCCTTAAATTCCAGGTAGTGGAGGGTATTCCCATTGAAATTTTCAGGGAGACTTTTGAGGAGTCCGGCTATTATGGCCTGCTCTTTATCCCCTCCAATATACTGGCTTCAGAATCATCCCTGATCTACTCGACCAAACAGACCTCCCTGGAGATATCGGAATACCTGGAGCGCTCCATGGAGAGCGAGATTGAACATCTGAAGCTGGCGCAGCATGAGATCAGCGATATTGAGAAGATCCTGGCGGAGGTGGAAACCAATATCAACGTCAGAAACATCAAGTGGACCAAGGACGGGGAGACCCAGGAGAGCAACACCGGGGTGATCATGGCCATCGGTTACCTGGGGGGCATGCTGATCTTTTTCTTTATCTTTTTCTTCGGCTCGCAGGTCATGCGGGGAGTGATCGAAGAAAAAGTGAGCCGCATTATAGAGGTGATCGTCAGCTCGGTAAAACCCTTCCAGCTGATGATGGGTAAAATCATTGGAGTGGGGCTCACCGGACTGACCCAGTTCCTCATCTGGATGATATTTTCGGCTGCCCTGGTCACCGGACTGAAAGCAGCTTTCTTCCCGGAGCTCAACCGGACCCCGACCGAGCAGGTAGTGAGCTCTGGTCTCTTTGACCAGGGAACAGAAGTCCAGGCCCCTGGCATGGAGAGCCCGGAGAGTTTGGCCGGTGAAGATATGCTTCAGGAGATATTCGTATCGCTGCAGTCGATCCATGCCGGGGTAATGATCGGATCCTTCCTTTTCTACTTTATTTTCGGCTACCTGCTCTACGCAGCCATGTTTGCGGTAATCGGATCGGCCGTCGATAACGAGACTGATACCCAGCAACTGATCTTTCCGGTGATCCTTCCCCTGATCCTGGGCCTTTATGTGATGATCAGCGCCATCAATAATCCGGATAACGCCCTGTCCTTCTGGTTTAGCATCATCCCCTTTACCTCGCCGGTGGTCATGATGGTGCGGATCCCCTTCGGGGTCCCCTGGTGGCAGGTTGCGGTCTCCGGCACCCTGCTGGTAGCCACATTCATCGGAATGACCTGGGTGGCCGGAAAGGTGTACCGTACAGGGATCCTGATGTACGGAAAGAAAAACAGCTACAAAGAGATCTGGAAATGGTTAAGGTATAGCTCATGA
- the dnaJ gene encoding molecular chaperone DnaJ, with amino-acid sequence MGKRDYYEILGVSKNAAQDEIKKAYRQQALKYHPDKNPGDKEAEEKFKEAAEAYEVLSDEQKRQKYDQYGHAAFQNGGAGGFGGGMTMEDIFSQFGDIFGGFGGFGGFGGFGGGSRGGHVTKGSNLRVKVNLNLQEVSSGVEKKIKVKKYVSCDACNGSGAKHGTAKSTCPTCHGNGQVTRVTNTFLGQMQTASTCPTCHGEGTTISEKCESCYGEGIVKKDEVIKINIPAGVAEGMQVKMSGKGNAARRGGVNGDLLVMIHEEKHPELTRDGSDLLYPLYLSIPQATLGSTVEIPTVEGRAKIKIEAGTQPGRVLRLRGKGLPEVNGYGRGDLLVQINVWIPKVLDKEEKKLFEKMEQSDTFTPRPDKSEHGFFNRMKNLFE; translated from the coding sequence ATGGGAAAAAGAGATTATTACGAAATATTAGGCGTTTCTAAAAATGCCGCCCAGGACGAGATAAAGAAAGCTTACCGGCAACAGGCCCTCAAGTATCATCCCGATAAAAACCCGGGCGACAAAGAGGCTGAAGAGAAGTTCAAAGAGGCTGCTGAAGCCTATGAGGTCCTCTCCGATGAACAGAAACGGCAAAAATATGACCAGTATGGTCATGCTGCTTTCCAGAACGGCGGGGCCGGAGGTTTTGGAGGCGGAATGACCATGGAGGATATCTTTTCCCAGTTTGGGGATATCTTTGGGGGTTTCGGCGGCTTTGGCGGCTTCGGCGGCTTTGGCGGAGGTTCCAGGGGTGGCCATGTCACCAAGGGATCCAACCTGCGAGTGAAGGTAAATCTGAATCTGCAGGAGGTTTCGAGCGGCGTGGAGAAAAAGATAAAAGTTAAAAAATACGTCTCCTGCGATGCCTGTAACGGGTCGGGAGCCAAGCACGGTACCGCCAAAAGCACCTGTCCTACCTGTCACGGAAACGGCCAGGTAACCCGGGTAACCAATACCTTCCTGGGACAAATGCAAACCGCATCCACCTGTCCCACCTGTCATGGCGAAGGGACCACCATCAGCGAGAAGTGCGAGAGCTGCTATGGCGAGGGGATAGTGAAAAAGGATGAGGTGATCAAGATCAATATCCCCGCGGGAGTCGCTGAAGGCATGCAGGTGAAGATGAGCGGGAAAGGCAATGCAGCCCGGCGGGGTGGAGTCAACGGCGACCTCCTGGTGATGATCCATGAGGAAAAACATCCGGAGCTTACCCGGGATGGAAGCGATCTGCTCTACCCTCTTTATCTGAGTATCCCGCAGGCCACCCTGGGATCCACCGTGGAAATCCCAACGGTAGAGGGACGGGCCAAGATCAAGATCGAAGCCGGAACCCAGCCGGGAAGGGTCCTGCGGCTCCGGGGAAAAGGCCTGCCCGAGGTTAACGGGTATGGAAGAGGCGATCTGCTGGTACAAATCAATGTCTGGATCCCCAAAGTACTGGATAAAGAGGAGAAGAAGCTCTTTGAAAAAATGGAACAATCGGATACCTTTACTCCCCGACCCGATAAAAGTGAACACGGTTTTTTCAACCGGATGAAAAATCTCTTTGAATGA
- a CDS encoding ParB/RepB/Spo0J family partition protein, whose translation MAKKNALGRGLGALIDVGEEQQDRSLLHSPSAVNEILIKNISVNPFQPRTSFDEESLNELVMSVEEHGIIQPITVRRTADNSYQLISGERRIRAAEKAGLKRVPAFVREAGDEHMLELALVENIQREDLDAIEVAVSYQRLIEEFDLTQEALGDRVGKKRATITNYLRLLNLPVEIQNGIREKKITMGHARALVGIEDPDYQVEVFSKILSQDLSVRQVESLARKSKANGDPSELSREDSRSDYEDLREHLSHHFGATIEFMRSNKGSGRIVIPFKSDEDLQRIVSILDKPGK comes from the coding sequence ATGGCAAAAAAGAATGCTTTAGGAAGAGGATTGGGAGCATTGATTGATGTAGGCGAGGAGCAGCAGGATCGCAGTCTGTTGCATTCCCCTTCCGCGGTCAATGAAATACTTATAAAAAATATTTCAGTCAATCCTTTCCAGCCCCGAACCTCCTTTGATGAAGAGTCCCTGAACGAACTGGTGATGTCAGTGGAGGAGCATGGGATCATCCAGCCTATTACCGTCCGAAGGACTGCTGACAACAGCTACCAGCTGATCAGTGGAGAACGTCGTATACGGGCTGCTGAAAAGGCAGGGCTTAAACGGGTCCCCGCTTTTGTCAGGGAAGCCGGCGATGAGCATATGCTGGAACTGGCCCTGGTCGAGAATATACAGCGGGAGGACCTGGATGCCATTGAGGTGGCTGTTTCATACCAGCGTCTTATCGAGGAGTTTGACCTCACCCAGGAAGCACTGGGCGACCGGGTGGGGAAGAAGCGGGCCACCATCACCAACTACCTGCGTTTACTTAATCTGCCCGTAGAGATACAGAACGGGATACGTGAGAAGAAAATTACCATGGGTCATGCCCGGGCGCTTGTCGGGATCGAAGATCCGGATTACCAGGTGGAGGTATTCAGTAAAATTCTCTCCCAGGACCTGTCGGTACGACAGGTGGAGAGTCTGGCCAGAAAATCGAAGGCCAACGGGGATCCGTCTGAGCTTTCCCGGGAGGACTCACGCTCCGATTACGAAGACCTCAGGGAACACCTTTCCCATCACTTTGGAGCGACCATTGAATTTATGCGCAGCAATAAAGGGAGTGGCCGGATCGTTATTCCATTTAAATCGGACGAGGACCTGCAACGGATAGTCAGCATCCTCGACAAACCGGGTAAATGA
- a CDS encoding sigma-54 dependent transcriptional regulator → MVNILVIDDERSIRNTLKEILEYEKFRVELAEHGAEGLELYRKGHFDIVLCDIKMPEMDGLEVLEKIFEEEGDAQVIMISGHGNIDNAVEAIKKGAYDFIEKPLDLNRLLITIRNALDKSSLITETKVLKRKAGKGFDMVGESSAIQQVRDIIRKVAPTDARVLITGSNGTGKELVARFLHDNSNRASAPFIEVNCAAIPSELIESELFGHEKGAFTSAIKQRKGKFEQADGGTIFLDEIGDMSLSAQAKVLRALQENKITRVGSDKDIHVNVRIVAATNKNLKTEIEKNRFREDLYHRLSVILIQVPTLNERLEDIPLLAEHFNQLIAEEYGNSPKVIREDAIKELQKINWTGNIREFRNVLERLIILCEKEITAKDVINFAMPISR, encoded by the coding sequence ATGGTAAATATCCTGGTAATAGACGACGAGAGAAGTATCCGGAATACCCTGAAGGAAATTCTGGAATATGAAAAATTCAGGGTTGAGCTTGCCGAACACGGAGCAGAGGGGCTGGAGCTTTACCGAAAGGGGCACTTTGATATCGTCCTGTGCGATATCAAGATGCCGGAAATGGACGGACTGGAAGTGCTGGAGAAGATCTTTGAAGAGGAAGGTGATGCCCAGGTCATTATGATCTCCGGTCATGGAAACATTGATAATGCGGTGGAGGCCATTAAAAAGGGGGCCTATGATTTTATTGAAAAGCCCCTGGACCTGAATCGCCTGCTGATCACCATACGCAATGCCCTGGATAAATCGAGTCTGATCACGGAAACAAAGGTATTGAAGCGGAAAGCGGGCAAGGGCTTCGATATGGTGGGTGAATCCTCAGCCATTCAGCAGGTCCGGGACATTATCCGGAAGGTGGCCCCTACCGATGCCAGGGTCCTGATTACCGGTTCAAACGGAACTGGCAAGGAGCTGGTCGCCCGCTTCCTGCATGATAACAGCAACCGTGCCTCTGCTCCGTTTATTGAAGTAAACTGTGCGGCGATCCCTTCCGAACTGATTGAAAGTGAACTATTTGGCCACGAGAAAGGGGCCTTTACCTCTGCCATAAAGCAGCGCAAAGGTAAATTTGAACAGGCCGACGGAGGCACCATTTTTCTGGATGAGATTGGCGATATGAGCCTCTCCGCCCAGGCCAAGGTGCTGAGGGCCCTTCAGGAGAATAAGATCACCCGGGTGGGCTCTGACAAGGACATCCATGTGAATGTGCGCATCGTGGCAGCCACCAACAAGAATCTGAAAACAGAGATAGAAAAAAACAGGTTCCGCGAAGACCTCTATCACAGACTCAGCGTGATCCTGATCCAGGTACCCACCCTGAACGAACGGCTGGAAGATATCCCCCTGCTGGCCGAGCATTTTAATCAGCTAATCGCCGAAGAGTATGGCAACTCTCCCAAAGTAATCAGGGAGGATGCCATTAAAGAATTGCAGAAGATCAACTGGACCGGGAATATCAGGGAGTTCCGAAATGTGCTCGAGCGACTGATTATCCTGTGTGAGAAGGAGATCACCGCCAAAGATGTGATCAACTTTGCCATGCCCATCTCCAGGTAG
- a CDS encoding ATP-binding cassette domain-containing protein, translated as MTLISASKVVKDFSGHRALNHVSMEVPEGSIYGLLGPNGAGKTTLLRIINQITAPDQGSILFEGSPIGQEHRPMIGYLPEERGLYKKMKVGEQALYLAQLKGLSRKDAMDRLKLWFRKFEMESWWDKKVEELSKGMAQKVQFITTVLHQPRLLIFDEPFSGFDPINVNLLKQEILQMKEQGATIIFSTHNMASVEELCDHITLINESEVVLQGEISEIRERYRSNKYRVTFSGSREQLSGGLDPRFELLAVEENGMGQNAIIRIRNEEEGSGKLIRNLLDITEIKAFNEILPGMNDIFIQVVHDTIRREAGHE; from the coding sequence ATGACTCTGATATCAGCCAGTAAAGTTGTCAAGGACTTTAGCGGACACAGGGCACTGAACCACGTGTCGATGGAGGTCCCCGAAGGCAGCATCTATGGCTTGCTTGGACCCAATGGTGCCGGAAAGACCACCCTTCTCCGGATTATTAATCAGATTACTGCACCCGACCAGGGCAGCATTCTTTTCGAGGGAAGCCCAATCGGTCAGGAACACCGGCCCATGATCGGGTACCTGCCGGAGGAGCGGGGCCTCTACAAAAAAATGAAGGTCGGAGAACAGGCCCTCTATCTGGCACAACTGAAGGGCCTCTCCAGGAAAGATGCCATGGACCGGCTGAAGCTGTGGTTCCGGAAATTCGAGATGGAGAGCTGGTGGGACAAAAAGGTGGAGGAGCTTTCCAAGGGAATGGCCCAGAAGGTACAATTCATCACCACGGTCCTGCACCAGCCCAGACTCCTGATTTTTGATGAACCCTTCAGCGGCTTCGACCCGATCAATGTGAACCTGCTGAAGCAGGAGATTTTACAAATGAAGGAGCAGGGAGCCACGATCATTTTTTCCACCCATAACATGGCATCCGTGGAGGAGCTCTGCGATCATATCACCCTGATAAACGAATCGGAAGTGGTGCTTCAGGGAGAAATCTCGGAGATCAGGGAGCGATACCGGTCCAATAAGTACCGGGTCACTTTCTCCGGAAGCAGGGAGCAGCTGAGCGGCGGCCTGGATCCCCGCTTCGAATTGCTGGCTGTGGAAGAGAACGGCATGGGACAGAATGCCATTATCCGGATCAGGAATGAGGAAGAGGGTTCGGGAAAGCTGATCAGGAATCTCCTCGATATCACAGAGATTAAGGCCTTTAACGAGATATTACCGGGTATGAATGACATATTTATACAGGTGGTCCATGACACCATTAGAAGGGAGGCCGGTCATGAATAA
- a CDS encoding transglycosylase SLT domain-containing protein — MRRQSFLYLSGVATLLGSLIFSARLLSQEVPDSLEAFSHLTDTTIRDSFSMEGEIELRTGANLDSLLNLWYVNQSLEAATDDYLAEADTLIPDFSDSVYMQRLAEIPSLIDLSYNRIVRNYIHVYSRKRREQVRVMLGLSEYYFPLFEEIFDLYGIPYEIKYLAVIESALNPRAVSRVGAVGTWQFMYSTGKHYGLTINSLVDERRDPVAATHAAARFLADLYEIYHDWTLALAAYNCGPGNVNKAIRRSGGRRNFWDIYYYLPRETRGYVPAYIAAAYTMNYYEEHLISRAPLTLPRVTDTLMVYEPVHLSQVAEVLHIPMALLRDLNPQYRQDIVPGTARQGYAITIPQEQVAAFIDLQDSIFSHKDSIFFDPAKKVASPQRYSSAYQVDLPPDKYTKLIYTVKSGDNVGYIADWYDVKSSDLRYWNNISRNLIRVGQKLVIYKPRGSSAPYEELNSMSFAEKQSFAGRRLPSETTSSAGAESGSVSGTADSGEYITYRVREGDSMWEIARKYPGVSETDITRLNNIANSSKIKSGQLLKIKPKG; from the coding sequence ATGAGAAGGCAGAGCTTTCTATACTTAAGCGGAGTTGCGACCCTGCTGGGCTCGCTTATTTTCAGCGCCCGCCTGTTGTCCCAGGAAGTCCCTGACAGCCTGGAGGCCTTTTCCCACCTTACAGACACAACCATCCGGGATTCTTTTTCCATGGAGGGGGAGATCGAGCTCCGCACCGGGGCCAACCTGGATAGTCTGCTTAATCTGTGGTATGTGAACCAGTCGCTCGAAGCTGCCACCGACGACTACCTGGCCGAAGCGGATACCCTGATTCCCGATTTCAGCGACTCGGTATACATGCAGCGGCTTGCTGAGATTCCCTCGTTGATAGACCTTAGCTACAACAGAATCGTCCGGAATTACATCCATGTATATTCCCGAAAGAGGCGCGAACAGGTGAGGGTCATGCTGGGGCTTTCGGAATACTATTTCCCTCTTTTTGAAGAGATCTTCGACCTCTACGGGATCCCCTATGAGATCAAGTATCTTGCGGTCATCGAGTCGGCCCTCAATCCCAGGGCAGTTTCCAGGGTCGGTGCTGTAGGGACCTGGCAGTTTATGTACAGTACCGGGAAACATTACGGGCTCACTATCAATTCGCTGGTCGACGAACGCCGCGATCCCGTGGCTGCCACCCATGCTGCAGCCAGGTTTCTGGCTGACCTCTATGAAATCTATCACGACTGGACCCTGGCGCTGGCAGCCTATAACTGCGGGCCGGGCAATGTAAACAAGGCCATAAGAAGATCAGGGGGGCGCAGGAACTTCTGGGACATTTATTACTACCTGCCGAGGGAGACCCGGGGTTATGTTCCCGCCTATATTGCAGCTGCCTACACCATGAATTATTACGAAGAACACCTCATCAGCAGGGCGCCGCTCACCCTTCCCCGGGTGACCGATACCCTGATGGTGTATGAGCCGGTACATCTCAGTCAGGTGGCCGAGGTCCTGCATATTCCCATGGCCTTGCTGCGCGATCTCAATCCCCAGTACAGGCAGGATATCGTGCCGGGCACCGCCAGACAGGGTTATGCCATCACCATTCCGCAGGAGCAGGTCGCTGCCTTTATCGACCTGCAGGACAGTATTTTCTCCCACAAGGATTCCATCTTTTTCGATCCCGCTAAGAAAGTGGCTTCCCCTCAGCGATACTCGTCGGCCTACCAGGTCGATCTGCCCCCGGACAAGTACACGAAGCTTATATACACGGTCAAATCGGGTGATAATGTGGGATACATTGCCGACTGGTACGACGTAAAGTCTTCCGACCTGCGTTACTGGAACAACATCAGCCGCAACCTGATCCGGGTGGGACAAAAGCTTGTTATCTATAAACCCAGGGGCAGCTCGGCCCCTTACGAAGAGCTTAATTCCATGAGTTTTGCAGAGAAACAGAGCTTTGCCGGGCGCAGGCTTCCGTCGGAAACAACAAGTTCGGCCGGCGCTGAGTCCGGCAGCGTTTCCGGCACTGCGGATTCCGGAGAGTATATCACCTACAGGGTCCGGGAGGGCGATTCCATGTGGGAGATCGCCCGGAAGTATCCGGGGGTAAGCGAGACCGATATCACCAGGCTCAACAACATAGCCAATTCCTCAAAAATCAAATCCGGACAGCTCCTGAAGATTAAGCCTAAAGGGTAA
- a CDS encoding MBOAT family protein, translating to MIQVLSDIFLFHPEKPLIFTRLFFWGFYLVVLLVYSVIYRQRAARNVFLFAASLFFYWKTSGLFFLILVFSTVSDYYLGMLIHHAGKRGWKKFGVIMSVFVNLFLLSYFKYTYLFVDTVNRLFHLQLEVVNHLASWSNQLSGTHFDVSVILLPVGISFYTFQTISYTVDIYRGKVDPVRHLLDFGFYVSFFPQLVAGPIVRASEFIPQLYKRYSLSMQEFGFALFLILKGLFKKMFIGDYIALNFVDRVFANPTGFSGFENLSALFGYSLQVYVDFSGYTDIAIGVALLLGFRLPKNFNAPYKATSVGNFWKRWHISLSSWLKDYLYIPLGGNRRGRILTDVNLMITMLLGGLWHGASWQFMVWGGLNGVGLIVYKLWKRVSPYEKSKHWAVRFWKIFNTFVFITFTRIWFRSESMEKANQLIHQVLHEFNARIIPEVIWSYRLVFGVMVLGYFTHWVPERWKLNLLNGFIRTPLWAKVLITVLVVFVIYQSWSADLQPFIYFQF from the coding sequence GTGATCCAGGTGCTGTCCGATATATTCCTGTTTCATCCGGAAAAGCCGCTTATCTTCACCAGACTCTTTTTCTGGGGATTTTACCTGGTGGTGTTGCTGGTTTATTCAGTGATATACCGCCAGCGGGCAGCCCGGAACGTTTTTCTTTTTGCGGCCAGTCTCTTTTTCTACTGGAAGACCTCCGGACTCTTTTTTCTGATCCTGGTCTTCTCCACGGTATCGGATTACTATCTGGGCATGCTGATCCATCATGCCGGAAAACGGGGATGGAAAAAATTCGGGGTGATCATGAGTGTGTTTGTGAACCTGTTTTTGCTCTCCTATTTCAAATATACCTACCTCTTTGTGGATACGGTGAACAGGCTTTTTCATCTCCAGCTGGAGGTGGTCAACCACCTGGCGTCCTGGTCCAACCAACTTTCCGGGACCCATTTTGATGTGTCGGTCATCCTGCTTCCCGTGGGAATCTCCTTCTATACCTTCCAGACCATCTCCTATACGGTGGATATCTACCGGGGGAAGGTCGATCCCGTCAGGCACCTGCTCGATTTCGGATTCTATGTATCCTTTTTTCCCCAGCTGGTGGCCGGCCCCATCGTCAGGGCTTCGGAGTTTATTCCCCAACTCTATAAGCGGTACAGCCTCTCCATGCAGGAGTTTGGCTTTGCCCTTTTCCTGATCCTGAAGGGGCTTTTTAAAAAAATGTTTATCGGGGACTATATAGCCCTCAATTTTGTGGACCGCGTTTTTGCTAATCCCACCGGATTCTCCGGTTTTGAGAATCTCTCGGCCTTGTTTGGCTATTCGCTGCAGGTCTATGTCGATTTTTCAGGCTACACCGATATTGCCATCGGCGTGGCCCTGCTGCTTGGTTTTCGTTTGCCCAAGAATTTTAACGCTCCTTACAAGGCCACCAGTGTGGGGAATTTCTGGAAACGCTGGCACATCTCTCTGTCCAGCTGGCTGAAGGACTACCTCTATATTCCCCTGGGAGGTAACCGCAGGGGGAGGATTTTAACCGATGTAAACCTGATGATCACCATGTTGCTGGGGGGACTCTGGCACGGGGCCAGCTGGCAATTTATGGTCTGGGGCGGACTCAATGGGGTGGGACTGATCGTCTATAAGCTCTGGAAAAGAGTCTCGCCCTACGAAAAAAGCAAACACTGGGCCGTGCGTTTCTGGAAGATATTCAACACCTTTGTGTTTATCACCTTTACCCGGATCTGGTTCCGCTCCGAGTCCATGGAGAAGGCCAATCAACTGATTCACCAGGTGCTTCATGAATTTAATGCCCGGATCATTCCGGAAGTCATATGGAGCTACCGGCTGGTTTTCGGGGTGATGGTCCTGGGTTATTTCACACACTGGGTACCGGAGCGGTGGAAACTGAACCTGCTCAACGGCTTTATCCGGACCCCTCTGTGGGCCAAGGTGCTGATTACGGTCCTGGTGGTGTTTGTGATATACCAGTCATGGTCGGCCGACCTGCAGCCCTTTATTTACTTTCAGTTCTAG